In Streptomyces sp. TLI_146, the genomic stretch CGCGCGTGGCCATCCTCGGCAACTCGGAATCCCTCGGCCTCCTCACGTACGACGCCTGCCTCACGGAGGGCCTGCGCCCGCACCCGCCGGTCGACCTCACGACGGCGGCCACCCCCGAGGACTTCCGGGACGCGCTGGCCCGCGCCCTGGCGGACGAGTTCTGCGACGCGGTGGTGGTCACGGCGATCCCCTGGGTGGGCGAGCCCGGCTACCCCGACGAGGCCCTGGCCACAGCGCTCCAGCAGGCCACGGCGACGGCGCCGGCGAAGCCGGTGGCGGTGGTGCACGTAGAGCTGGGAGGCCTGGCAGAAGCCCTGGCAAGCGCGGCGAGCACGGCCCGCCGCACACCCCAGCACCGCGCCCCCGCAGCGCCCGCTTCTGGGGCTCAGGGCCAGCCCCCCACCGGCGCTCCGGGCCAGATCTACGCCGGGGCCCCGGGCCAGCCCCCCACCGGCAGCCAGGGCGCACAGCCCGCAGCCACCTCCACCGGCTCTCCGGCCCAGACCCCGACCGGGGTTCCGAACCAGCCCCCCACCGGGGTTCCGGGGCGGAGCCCCGAGGGGGTGCAGGGGCGCAGCCCCGCTGGGGGGCCGGGGGCGCAGCCTCCGGGTGTCCCCTCCCTCCTCAGCCCACCCCCACCCCCGGAGGGTCTCGGGAAGGGGCGGGGTGGGGGAGAAAACACCATCCCCGCCTACCCCGCCGCGGAACGCGCGGTACGCGCCCTCGCGGAGGCCGTCCGCTACGGACAGTGGCGACGGCAGGCCGCCGAGCAGGGCAGGGTGCCGGAGTACGACGACATCGACGAGACCGGCGCCGCCGCCGACATCGAGCGGCTGCTCGGGGACGGCGACCCCAGGGGGACGACCCTCGCCGCCACCGAGGCCGCCGCCCTCCTCGCCCGCTACGGCATCCCCGTCCGCGAAGCCCTGCCCGCCCCCCATCCGGACGCCGCCGTCGACGCCGCCGCCCGCCTCGGCTACCCCGTGGCCCTCAAGACCACCGCCCCCCATCTGCGCCACCGCCCCGACCTCGGCGGTGTCCGCCTCGACCTCGCCGACGAGGAGCAACTGCGGCGTGCGTACGCCGAGTTGACCCAGGTCCTGGGCAAGCCGGAGGAGCTGCTGCCGGTCGTCCAGGCGATGGCACCGCGCGGCGTGGACACCGTCGTCCGCGCCGCCATCGACCCGGCCGTCGGCGCCGTGCTCTCCTTCGGCCTCGCCGGAGCCGCCTCCGAGCTGCTCGGCGACACCGGCCACCGGCTGGTCCCCGCCACCGACCGGGACGCCGCCGAGCTGGTCAGGTCGATCCGGACCGCGCCCCTCCTCTTCGGCTGGCGCGGCTCCGCGCCGGTGGACACGGCCGCCCTCGAAGAGCTGCTGCTCCGGGTCTCCCGCCTGGTCGACGACCACCCCGAGGTCGTCGCCGTCTCCCTGGAACCGGTCGTCGTCGCCCAGCACGGCCTCTCCGTACTCGGCGCGAGCCTGCGCCTCGCGCCCCCGCCGCCCCGCTCCGACCTGGGGCCCAGGCGCCTGCCCAGCTACTGAAACGATCGGGCCCGAAGGCCCCGTAGGATGGAGCTCATGGCGAAGACCGGCACGATGACCCAGGGGCTGCGCGCGGCGATCGAGCGCAGCGGCTACTACCCGGCCCTTGTGGCCGAGGCGGTGGAGGCCGCCGTCGGTGGTGAGCCCATCGCGTCGTACCTGGTCCACCAGGAGACCACCTTCGACGCCAACGAGGTGCGCCGCCACGTGACGGTCCTGGTCCTGACGGGCAACCGCTTCATCGTCAGCCACACCGACGAGCAGAACGCCGACACCAGCTCCCC encodes the following:
- a CDS encoding bifunctional GNAT family N-acetyltransferase/acetate--CoA ligase family protein, with translation MQAPQEKTQDPAYPAHWEADVVLRDGGTARIRPIAADDAERLVSFYEQVSDESKYYRFFAPYPRLSAKDVHRFTHHDYVDRVGLAATVGGEFIATVRFDRINAQGRPASAPADEAEVAFLVQDAHQGRGVASALLEHIAEVARERGIRRFAAEVLPANIKMIKVFTDAGYQQKRSFEDGSVHLTLDLEPTAESLAVQRAREQRAEARSVQRLLAPGSVAVIGTGRAPGGVGRTVLRNLLGAGFTGRAYAVNRAFPEGGSRIDGVRAVRSLGDLAEQVDLAVVAVPAERVPEAVAECGEHGVQGLVVLSAGYAESGAAGRERQRELLRQVRSYGMRLIGPNAFGVINTAPGTRLNASLAPEPPQRGRIGLFTQSGAIGIALLSGLHRRGAGLSTFISSGNRADVSGNDILQYWYEDADTDVVLLYLESIGNPRKFTRLARRTAAVKPVVAVKGARHSGSTPPGHAVPVTRVPDAAVSALLRQAGVIRVDTVTELVDAGVLLAGQPLPAGPRVAILGNSESLGLLTYDACLTEGLRPHPPVDLTTAATPEDFRDALARALADEFCDAVVVTAIPWVGEPGYPDEALATALQQATATAPAKPVAVVHVELGGLAEALASAASTARRTPQHRAPAAPASGAQGQPPTGAPGQIYAGAPGQPPTGSQGAQPAATSTGSPAQTPTGVPNQPPTGVPGRSPEGVQGRSPAGGPGAQPPGVPSLLSPPPPPEGLGKGRGGGENTIPAYPAAERAVRALAEAVRYGQWRRQAAEQGRVPEYDDIDETGAAADIERLLGDGDPRGTTLAATEAAALLARYGIPVREALPAPHPDAAVDAAARLGYPVALKTTAPHLRHRPDLGGVRLDLADEEQLRRAYAELTQVLGKPEELLPVVQAMAPRGVDTVVRAAIDPAVGAVLSFGLAGAASELLGDTGHRLVPATDRDAAELVRSIRTAPLLFGWRGSAPVDTAALEELLLRVSRLVDDHPEVVAVSLEPVVVAQHGLSVLGASLRLAPPPPRSDLGPRRLPSY